Within the Clostridium scatologenes genome, the region TGCTTAAGACTTAATCCATAATTCATATTGCCATATACCGCAATCCCAACTATTTGCTTTCCTTTTGTACACTTCATTTCAAAGCATTTCATAATTCTTGACAGAATACGTCCTCCATAAACTGGAGATGCAAATATAATCAAACCAGCTTTAGAAGGAACTATTTTTTTATAAGAAGTCATATCAACTCTGGTAAAAACAATATCTCCTCTTATACCTTTTGAAAGTGCATTTACTATTTTTACTGTGTTTTCTGTTGCAGAATAATATACAATTTCACATGTCACTATTATCACCTATTTTTCAAAACAATTTGCCATTCCACTATTTTAAAAATTTATTAAATTGTCCTTTGTCTTCTTCAGATAACGTATCAGACAAAACATTACGTTCCATCCTATATTTTTCACTATATTCTTCCATCATTTTCTTATTAGTCAACTCTATTTCGCCCATTAAATCCATAGCAGATAATAAGGCTGCTCCGTTTCCTCTAATGATTATCTGTTCTAAGTTATCTGAAGTGGCAACTGTTATACTGTAATTTCCATGGTTCTGATGAACAAACTTTTCAATATATTGATCTGCAGTTTCCGCTTCTTTTGTATAAACAACATGAATGTTATTATAATCATATATTTCCACCTGATGCCCCTGAACACGGTAAGCATCAAAAACTACAATAATTTTATTTTCTTTAATACCTTGATAATTACATAAAATATCTAGTAATTTTGTTCTAGCTGCATCAATATTATCCTTTGCAATTTCCTTTAGACCATCCCAAGCAAAAACAATATTATAACCATCCACCAATAGGTAGTTTTCCTTTGTTATATTATTTACACTGCTATAAGTATCAGTTTTATAATGGCTCTCTAGAGCAGTTCTTCTTTTTTTCCAAATAGATTTTTTACCTTGATTGGCATAAAAGGTTCTATTTATGATCTCGTCAATTTCATCTAAGCCTATAGATTGCTCCTGTGCTTGGGATGATTTTTTTGTTATTTGTGAACTAGTGCTTTCTTCTTTCTGCAAATAGCTCTCTAAATGCATATGATTTTTAACCTCATCCCAATTCACTAAAAAACCAGTACCGTTAGCACAAAAAACTGAACCTGTAGGATTTGCTGTATCTCTTTCTGGACCATATCCAATACTTTTTATAATTTCATCTGAATTATGGCAAGGTGCATATCCCTTTAAACTGTAAAATAATCTTCCCTTGCCTTTGGTATAGCTAATAACATCTCTTTGATAGTTTCTCATGGTAACCACAGGAGCGCTTCCTACAACTGTTGCTATGTCTCCATTTACCCCAGTTATTTCGCATGTCCCATGCATTTTTTCAACATCCGTCATAGCCCTTCCCACCATTTTTTCCGGCAGCTCTAATTGAAATTCATAATATGGTTCTAGCAATATAGAATTTGCCTGCATAAGCCCCTGTCTTACTGCACGATAAGTGGCTTCTCTAAAATCACCACCTTCAGTATGCTTTTTATGAGCCCTTCCTGCAACTAATGTTATTTTCATATCTGTTATCATTGAGCCAGTTAAAACACCTTTATGAGCCTTTTCTTCTAAATGAGTCAGTATCAATCTCTGCCAGTTCTTTTCTAAACAATCTTCACTACAGTTTATAAAAAACTGTAACCCACTGCCAAGTTCTCCAGGTTCCATCAACAGATGTACCTCAGAATAATGTCTTAGAGGCTCAAAATGACCAACACCTTCTACAGTATTCAAAATTGTTTCTTTATAAAGTATAGTTCCAGAATCAAAGGTTACATCAATATCAAAACGGTCTTTTATAATGCTTTGTAAAATTTCAATTTGTACTTCTCCCATTATTTGAACCTGAATTTCTTGCAAATTCTCCTCCCAAATAATATGAAGTTCAGGCTCCTCCTCCTCTATTTCACGCAGCTTTGGAAGCATTATTCTTGGATCACAGCCCTCTTTTAATATAACCTTGTATGACAAAACCGGCTCAAGCAATGGTTTAGAAGATGCTCTTTCAGCACCAAGCCCTTCACCTGGATAGGTTTTTGTAAGTCCAGTAACCACACATATTGCTCCAGCCTCTGCTTCACTTACAAGTTCAAATTTCTGACCTGAGTAAATTCTAATTTGATTTATTTTCTCTTCCCAAATATTATATGTACTGTTTTCCATGTCTGTAGTTTTATTGGTTAAAGCTGTCTTAACCTTTAAGCTTCCTCCAGTTATCTTCATAAAGGTTAGACGGTTTCCTTGATCATCTCTAGAAATTTTAAATACTTTTGCACCAAACTCCTCTGAATATAAAGGTCTTTCAGAATACTTTACTATTCCATTAATAAATTCTTCTACACCTTCTAATTTAAGTGCAGACCCAAAATAGCATGGAAAAACCTTACGACTCTTTATTAATTCAGAAATCAGAGCGCTTTTAATTTCACCTGTTTCTATAAAGTTCTCCATAACCTTTTCGTCACACATTGCAACTTGGTCATAAAAGATCTCCATATCATTTTCTTGGAACTCTATACATTCATCATTTAATCTATCTTTTAGCTCTTTCATAAGCTTTTCTTTATCAGTACCTACTTGATCCATTTTATTAATGAATATAAACACCGGGATTTTATATATAGACAATAAACGCCATAAAGTTTGGGTATGACCCTGTATTCCATCAGCACCACTTATGACTAATATTGCATAATCTAATACTTGAAGTGTTCTTTCCATCTCTGCTGAAAAGTCTACATGTCCTGGAGTATCAAGCAAAGTAATTTGTGCTTCATCCACCTGAAATATGGCTTGCTTTGAGAATATGGTTATTCCTCTTTCTTTCTCGAGACTATAAGTATCTAGATAAGCATCTTTATTGTCTACTCTTCCTAGCTTTCGAATTTTTCCACTTAAATATAGCATACTTTCTGATAATGTTGTTTTTCCCGCATCTACATGTGCTAATATTCCTACTACTATTTTTTTCATGATCTATTTCAATTCCTTTACTTTGGTATCAACTTATATATGTATTATATCTTGTTTAGCAGCAAATGTCTTGAGTAGACAAATAAGTTGATAATTTAATAAAAACTTTCAATGATATATTTCCTTGGTCTAATGGCACCATACCTCATGTTTAATCTGCATCCTAACATTCCCACTTATTTTTCTTCATATCAACATGATTCGCATCTTTAAAGGATACACCTTCTTCTAATAGCAGAAATCGCTGTTCTTGCCACCCAGGTACCAACCTTCCAGCATAATTTACCACACGATGACATGGATATCTCCCATAAAATTCTGCTTGACTAAGAACCTTCCCTACAAGTCGTGCATTCTTATCCCTACCAATGAGGCTGGCAATTTGTCCATAAGTAGCCACTTTCCCTTCTGGGATTTCTTCCACAACGGAAAGTATTTCATAAATTAATTGTTCATTCATAATCTTTTTCATATATTCACCTACGATATAAATCCTTACTTGGATATATTGTTATATCTTTAAACAATATTTTAATATTTAATGTTCTGTCTTGGTGATAAAAAATAAACATTTATTTTTAACTAATTTTACAATAGCCATAAAACAAAATAAATATTCTAGGGACTGCTTAGTGTTACCAGCACTAAGCTTTTCTTATTTATATAATATCAAATTTTTATAAAAAATAAACATATATAATTTTTTCTTTATTAAATATATTTACTGTATTTTTATAATATAGTTAAACTTATCTATTCTAGTATACCTTCATATCTTAATAAGTTAATAATGGTACGGTTCACCGTAAGTATTTAATCGGATAACCTAAAAAGAGACATTTCTAATTTAAATGTCTCTTTAAAAATCAGCTATATTTAAGAAGTAGTCTTATAAAAAAGTAACTCTGCAAAACTTTTTTAATATATATTTTTAAAAGAATTACAAATCCAATTAGGTATTTTTCTATCTTTCCATACTATTTTACCGTTTTCAATTGACATAACTATTTTTAACATTTCCGTATTATCATATATATTAATTTTATCGCATATATCAATAACTCTATTTAAATTAACTAATGATTCAATATATCTTCTCTCTATAGCTTCAGACGAGATTCCATGTCCACCTTTGCTAATTCTTATTCTAACTCTTTCTTTAGCTATCTCAACATTTTCTACACCTATATAATTCATTACAAGATAAAACCCATTTTGTTTTGCTAATTTTATATTTTTAATTATACTTTTACCTGATAATGTGGTTTCTTGGTTAAATGATATTCCTTCTAAAATATAATGCTTTATTAATTTTACAGCTTCTCTTGCACATTTTATTTGAAGATTATCATCTTGCCATGATCCAATCTTTGCCACCATCTCATCAGTGTTTATTCTTTTCTCATCTTTATTTTCATTATAATATATTGATTTGTATATAGAGGTTTTTCCAGCACCATTTACACCTGCAAATATAGTATAGACTTTCATCTTATCTACCTATAACTTTCATTTGCTCTCTTTCAAGAATCATATTTGATAAATTCGCATAAAAATCTTTTTCTTCTTTTGTTTTTGCACCTTGGAATAGTTTCATTACATCACTATATGAATAACTTAAAAAAATATCATATAGACTTTTCTCTTCATTCTTCATAAGACATTCCTCCCTATAAAAAAACTATTATTACATTTATTATAACATAAGCCAATGATTCTTTTAATATCATTGGCTTATTTCTTAATATTTAATCATATTCTATTTATTAGGGTTGTCCATGTGTACAGTTCACTATGCTATAAGAAAAAAGACTATATCTCACCATTTTGAAGTATAATAATATTATCTTCCTTTTCAAACTTTCCCTTAACTTTTTCATAAAAAATAAAAATAAACTAAAATGATGTTTGTTGAGTGTACTCTATTTTCTTTCCAGTTAAAACATCATATCCTAAGCTTCCTGTATCTGCATTAGATTTGAACTTAGCTACTATTATCTTCTCATAACCCACACCAGGTTCTTTCTTTAAGAAATATCTTACATTAAAACAATTTGAAAGCTGAGTTTTAATTTCAAAACCAAATGCCCATAACTGCACATTGTTTTCTTTTAGTAGTTTTAAAATTGGCAACCATATAATCTCTGATGTGGTTCCAGAGAATGGATTATCTAGTATAATAACTTTCTTACTCTTATCAGTAGATGATGTATATAACTTTCTTAGATAACTAATCAAGCATATTAGAACAGATATATACATTCCATTAGTTTGCCCTTTAGAACCATAAGCTCTATCCCAGTTAAGCCAAGAGTTAACTTCCATATTATTTATATCTTCTAACTTATATAACTCTATTGAGCTGGCTTTAATTGGCTTTATTATCTGCTGAAATAATTTTTCTATTGTTAACCCTTTAGATAACTGATTTCTTCTCTCATTATCATCTTCGTATTCCCCAGAACCGTTAATTAAATACTCAATATAGTTCTTCATCTTTTCTTTAGCTATATCATCTTCTAATTTAGTCAAGTTAACTTTTATCATTTCTTGTCTAATGCCATTTATTTCGATAACAGATAAGTCAGCCAACTTCTTAATATCTCTCAATATATTTTCACTCTGTTGGATACATAAAGTTACAAACTTTTCTTCTTGTAATTCAAGAGATTTAATATCATCATCTAATCTGATTTGCTCTTGTTTTATTAATTTTAATAAACATTCTTTATCTTCACTAATATCTTTACCTATTAAATTAGTTATGGTAGTCTCAAGATTAGCTACATCATTAGGAATTTTCGCCAATTCTTCTAAAATTTCATTAAATCCTTGCATATAATTTACTAATGCATTACCTTTTACAATATCTGCTTTATAAAAATGCTTTTTACTGTTTATTGAGTTTTTAATGTTAGATACAGCTTTTTCGATTTCTTTAGAAGATCTGACCCTATCTAAAGATATATCATCTATTTCTAAATCTACATCTATATCCTTGGCGATAATACTAAATTCACCTTTGCAATCTTTTTGAAATTGTAGTTCTTTTTCTAAATCATTTTTAATTATTTTGAACTGAGATATTTTTTTCTCAGAATCACGAATAATACTTTTTATTTCTTTCATCTTTTCTTTCGGATTTATATCATTTAGATATCCTTGAATAAATTTCTTTATATCTAAATATATCGTATCTTTTTCTTCTTTTAACTGTTTAATTTTCTCTTTATATCTATCACTTAATGAACGTATTTCTTTTTCATACTCTAAAAGTATATTATTTTCTTTTTGTAGTTCTATTCCTAAATTATCTACATAAATTTGAATTTCAGCTATAACTTCGTTAGAGTTGTTAGTAAATTCTAATGTTATATGATCTAATTCATCTAAAGATATTCCATCCTGCTCAATATTATTTTTTAATCCTTCAATTCTTACCTTGCAAGATTGAATTTCTTCTTCTAATCCTTTTAAATTGCTATTAATGCCATTAAATCTATCTATAGTAGCTTTCAATTCACCTTTTAAATAAGTATATTCAGCATCTTTTATAACCTCATCATCATTTGAATCTACAAAAGATATCTTATCAATTTCATCTTTTAAGTTGCCTACAGTTCTATCCATAGTCCTTATCTTATCATCTAAAATATTCTTTCCAATATTAAGCTCAGTTAATAATCTTTGTTCTGATATTAATTCATCTGATTTACATTCTTTTTCTTTTCCCATAGACTTAATTTCATCATTAGCTGCAATATATTGATTTTGTAACTCTATATATTTATCAATCTCTATAATTTGATTTTTTAAAGTATCTATTAAATCCTCTGTATTTTCTGTCTGCTTTTTATTCTCTATCATATTCGCAGTAATAGATATTTCTAATTTTGTATATTCCTCTGTATCTTTCTCATTTTTCTTTAAAACTAACTCTATATTGCCTACCTCTGCAGCAAGAACTTCTATGGTCTTAGCATTTAAAAATTTACTGATAAAGCTTTTAACAATAGCAGAACTTTTTTTGACCTCTTCTATATTATGAACTAAACCAGATTGCTCTTCCTGTAACTCACTTAATTCAATTTCTTTTTCCCTCTTTATTCTTGCAATTTCATCTGCATTAACAAAGAAATCAACATCTTTAGATGTAAAAGTCATTCCATTTGGTAATAATACAGTATTATCCAAAGAATCTTGATTTATTATAGGAATCGCCCCACCAAAATAGTTAGATAATACAGTTTTATCACTTATAAACTTTCTATATTCTCTTTCTCCAAGTAATATAGCATATGGAACTAACTCATTTATACTTATAAAATATTTCTTCTCATCTGTAGTTAACTTAGCTAAAAAATCTTTACCTAATATAGCGTCTGAATACTTTGGCTTTAAGGTATTATACACTTCTTCAGTATCTTTACTTAGCGTTAAAGAATTGCTTTTTAAACTTGTTATAAGATTCGTTATTTCACTTATTTTTATTGAAAGCATTTTGTTACCTTCTGATAATTCCTCTAACTTCTTATCAATAGTTTCATCTAAAACATTAATATCTGATTTTTCATACTTAGCTATATATTCCTCTATATCTGCATAAAGCATTCTAGCTTCATCTAATATAGCATTTTTGTCTTTTAAATCATGCTCTAATTTAACCTTATTTACTTTTAGAGTACCTATCATTGTTGTTGCTTCATTGATATCTTTCTCATATTGAACCTTTAAAATTTTCAAGGATTCTTTCTCAACTAAGGCTTTTTCTAATCTTTCTTCCATATCTATCTTAGTTAAGTTATCTTTAGATGTATTTTCTATAATTTTAAAATTAGTTCCAGACATATTTTTTTGTATGTCGATTTTTCTCTTTGTAAGTCTTTTTATATCTCTTTCTAAGCTGCTTATTTCACTTCTTAATTTAATTGTTGTTTCTGTATGCGTATTTACCTGATCAGCCGCCTTAATTATGTTTTCATTAATACTAGCTATCTCCACATTAGAAACATTAATTTTATTTGCCAAGTAATTCTTTACCTTTTGACCAATAGAATTTCTTTCTGCAAGTAATTCAGTATTACTAAATTCTAATGCCTCTATTGACTTTATACATTCTGCTTTCTTGGCCTTATCTTGTAGAATAGAATGATATACATTTTCTTTTTTCTTTATTAAGAGTTTTTTAGATTCTTTCTGTAAAACAATATTTAGCTCGCCCACTCTTTTCTCTTGATTATTAAATTTCACATTGTTATCAGCAAGAGATTGTTCTATATCATATATTTCTATAGCCTTTAAGTTTATGGTATTTTGTTTAAAGAGCTTCTCTTCTCTCTCTATATTTTCTGAAACCTCATCAGAAGCTTTCTTCAGTTCTACAATCTTTTGCTCTAAGAAAGCTATACTTTTCTTTATTTCAATATATAAAGCATCTCTTTCTACATACTTATCTTTTATTTCCGTAAGCTTCCTAGCAACTAATTCTACAAAACTAAGTATTTTATCATATTCCCTTGCTTGTCCCTTTTTCTTTATAAGGTCATCCATGAGCTCTCTTATATTTAATAAATCTCTAGCTAGTTCCTCACTGTCTCTATACTCCACATCAACTCTATTAGCATTACATTCTTCTATTTTAGGAATCAAAAATTTCAATATAAATTTCTCACTAGTAGAAAAAGTTCGTAAGTAGGTAGCAACATACTTTTCATCTGCATTAACCCCTCTTATAAGTTCCCATTCAGCATTGGTTATATTGTATTGAGCCAGTCTTTTTTTATAATCCCTTGCTTTATCAGGAAGCTCGACATAATAACCATCACCTTTTATACCCTTTAAATATTTTTTAAGGTCCTGTAATGACATTCTCTTTTGGCTATTATTCTCATCTTTTTCTACCAAAGGGATGTTGAATATATCATTTTCATTAGGTGAATTATATAGGCAAATGTAAGAAAATTTATCAAAATCTCCATAATTAGATTCTCCGTCACTATTAGTGATCTTATTAGGTTTTGATGCACAAAATCCAGCTAATAAATATTTATATCCCATGCCTTCATCTAATTCCCATTCCGTTAAGCAATGAACAACTGTATTCTTATTAGCTGGATCAAATACAGCTTTAAAATCCCAATCCTTTTGCCATGTACTATTAGGAATAATTGTTTGACCAAGACATTGAATCAAGAAACTTTTTCCACCACCATTAACCATATCTAACACTATGGTTTCCCCTAGGGAGTTTATCTTCATATCTTCAAAACATTGCTTCCCTTCATTGAACCTT harbors:
- a CDS encoding translation factor GTPase family protein — translated: MKKIVVGILAHVDAGKTTLSESMLYLSGKIRKLGRVDNKDAYLDTYSLEKERGITIFSKQAIFQVDEAQITLLDTPGHVDFSAEMERTLQVLDYAILVISGADGIQGHTQTLWRLLSIYKIPVFIFINKMDQVGTDKEKLMKELKDRLNDECIEFQENDMEIFYDQVAMCDEKVMENFIETGEIKSALISELIKSRKVFPCYFGSALKLEGVEEFINGIVKYSERPLYSEEFGAKVFKISRDDQGNRLTFMKITGGSLKVKTALTNKTTDMENSTYNIWEEKINQIRIYSGQKFELVSEAEAGAICVVTGLTKTYPGEGLGAERASSKPLLEPVLSYKVILKEGCDPRIMLPKLREIEEEEPELHIIWEENLQEIQVQIMGEVQIEILQSIIKDRFDIDVTFDSGTILYKETILNTVEGVGHFEPLRHYSEVHLLMEPGELGSGLQFFINCSEDCLEKNWQRLILTHLEEKAHKGVLTGSMITDMKITLVAGRAHKKHTEGGDFREATYRAVRQGLMQANSILLEPYYEFQLELPEKMVGRAMTDVEKMHGTCEITGVNGDIATVVGSAPVVTMRNYQRDVISYTKGKGRLFYSLKGYAPCHNSDEIIKSIGYGPERDTANPTGSVFCANGTGFLVNWDEVKNHMHLESYLQKEESTSSQITKKSSQAQEQSIGLDEIDEIINRTFYANQGKKSIWKKRRTALESHYKTDTYSSVNNITKENYLLVDGYNIVFAWDGLKEIAKDNIDAARTKLLDILCNYQGIKENKIIVVFDAYRVQGHQVEIYDYNNIHVVYTKEAETADQYIEKFVHQNHGNYSITVATSDNLEQIIIRGNGAALLSAMDLMGEIELTNKKMMEEYSEKYRMERNVLSDTLSEEDKGQFNKFLK
- a CDS encoding MGMT family protein, whose product is MKKIMNEQLIYEILSVVEEIPEGKVATYGQIASLIGRDKNARLVGKVLSQAEFYGRYPCHRVVNYAGRLVPGWQEQRFLLLEEGVSFKDANHVDMKKNKWEC
- a CDS encoding zeta toxin family protein; the protein is MKVYTIFAGVNGAGKTSIYKSIYYNENKDEKRINTDEMVAKIGSWQDDNLQIKCAREAVKLIKHYILEGISFNQETTLSGKSIIKNIKLAKQNGFYLVMNYIGVENVEIAKERVRIRISKGGHGISSEAIERRYIESLVNLNRVIDICDKINIYDNTEMLKIVMSIENGKIVWKDRKIPNWICNSFKNIY